Proteins found in one Mytilus edulis chromosome 2, xbMytEdul2.2, whole genome shotgun sequence genomic segment:
- the LOC139512806 gene encoding uncharacterized protein, whose amino-acid sequence MMFSRIFGPSKPRPEKREESPERPSTPPTPRIVDHSPDPHVLNDFLYYVEGHGIVVLGQGIRLRTEPELSAPFKCFKVENWTSKERDDYLNDVSLPNHITLVSDIYRLLGQPDTPGLEELTDPSESKRFKEKQCVFSVRDKYKKKVYLQVPVYHSFVKDSDINDYWALIEDAENRWKEVPAYVKFDYIEFPCCRMNSFLLVARPKKFKHDVKSEGSVIKTGGNDCMTVNFTKGCTEVELKIEYMIQRPIGKLENKDVYSKTLVEAVSHKITLDFNKTQLKGPISVSARLTSDPKSSQELVGSDNPHVKMIVFNKSEIVVLPTGKKTDTKEYTGQIRDSDGVLFARIKPNQLDHKKLTTILTDELEAFYGTRMLCTVLVFFLKKTDKTIYFIAECCLKQRVDSVLLEHQEQKNSLAYRSGDLFLPSHQRIRIRPEGSLKLKKGDGRHPFLYFMYTARDNFTSFSVEFVGRLGIAMNAVLEFSADNHRRGNITRADFDISNLLLSRYLEPNKK is encoded by the exons ATGATGTTTTCGCGTATATTTGGACCTTCAAAACCGCGACCAGAAAAG AGAGAAGAAAGTCCAGAACGACCATCAACACCACCCACCCCCAGGATTGTCGACCATTCACCCGATCCACacgttttgaatgattttttgtaTTACGTTGAAGGACACGGTATTGTAGTTTTAGGGCAGGGGATCAGATTACGGACAGAACCAGAACTCTCAGCaccatttaaatgttttaaagtgGAAAATTGGACATCTAAGGAAAGAGACGACTATCTTAATGATGTAAGTCTTCCAAATCATATCACGCTGGTGTCGGACATATATAGACTATTAGGCCAACCTGATACACCCGGATTGGAAGAATTGACCGATCCTTCAGAAAGTAAACGTTTTAAAGAAAAACAGTGTGTATTTTCTGTCCGCGATAAATATAAGAAGAAAGTGTACCTTCAAGTTCCGGTATACCACTCCTTCGTCAAGGACAGCGACATTAATGATTATTGGGCGCTAATTGAAGATGCAGAGAACAGATGGAAGGAGGTGCCAGCATATGTAAAG TTTGACTATATTGAATTTCCATGCTGTCGAATGAATAGCTTTTTGCTTGTGGCCCGcccaaaaaaatttaaacatgacGTGAAGTCTGAGGGATCTGTGATAAAAACTGGAGGGAATGATTGCATGACAGTTAACTTTACGAAAGGCTGTACAGAGGTAGAACTAAAAATAGAGTATATG ATACAAAGACCTATTGGAAAACTTGAGAACAAGGACGTTTATTCTAAGACATTGGTTGAAGCCGTGAGCCACAAGATAACATTAGATTTTAACAAGACACAACTAAAGGGACCCATCAGTGTTTCTGCCAGACTAACCAGTGACCCGAAAAGTAGCCAAGAACTAGTTGGTTCAGATAATCCTCACGTAAAAATGATTGTTTTCAATAAGAGTGAAATCGTAGTTCTTCCAACAGGTAAAAAGACTGACACAAAGGAGTATACTGGTCAAATACGAGACTCTGATGG tgtgCTTTTTGCTAGAATTAAACCGAACCAGCTTGACCACAAGAAACTAACAACAATACTGACGGACGAATTAGAAGCTTTTTATGGTACCCGCATGCTGTGTACAGTCTTAGTGTTTTTTCTAAAGAAAACggacaaaacaatttatttcattgCAGAATGTTGCTTAAAACAACGTGTAGACTCTGTACTTTTAGAGCATCAAGAACAGAAAAACAGCTTGGCATACAGATCGGGAGATCTTTTTTTACCTTCACATCAACGGATTCGAATTCGCCCCGAGGGATCTTTAAAACTGAAAAAGGGTGACGGGCGTCATCCCTTTCTGTATTTTATGTATACTGCAAGAGATAATTTTACATCTTTTTCAGTTGAGTTTGTTGGAAGGCTAGGAATTGCAATGAACGCCGTTTTAGAATTTTCTGCTGATAATCATAGGCGAGGAAATATTACCAGAGCAGATTTCGATATCAGTAATCTTCTACTTTCAAGATActtagaaccaaataaaaaataa
- the LOC139510656 gene encoding uncharacterized protein yields MEDRNSSDDCYSSDFEQDDSELTTCTTTCNINLGNDVSITGPSSLYSILNGFITTKWTADEKNNSLKFLNLPLESIFVSDIFRTVQRQKGETGNPCVKIQKEKLDKFNLPSQFNDKVCFSVNIINTFFEKTGSQFYEAFAWINDGLVWKMLPATVKDGFAEFYCCRLNSFGIVIQSKRMNVIINPLGTEIEIGNSCASILKFDKDCVKSNENFRYTVHTPDVEFSRTIHTSTRHVKHVSNKVNFEYDESKFLKPIKVVVSLTNIPLNPPNKSQIEIILVGYKDGSASTVESRQKSADDIYSGSLHGYDGVSFAVVLKIKEDKITKIKLTNELNLFYGSRLLCNILVHFLKRNSSTLRLRVNCCRSDQTKVLINMEQQEGHFLIHKSKNLFLTPYQRFKIRPAGCIGLKPGNGAHLWMLFLSVSSENALTFQVQINRIMGGSPNAILCFSTDTITKTYTEISKVEFNLDSLRFLQNRLDTGENPSKTDTKIETVKIIKSSDLKSIEAGVDHVASSIHCPSDCSTVVSETESKHPNVGGLILSNTTLERYEQ; encoded by the exons ATGGAAGATAGAAACTCAAGTGATGACTGCTATTCATCCGACTTTGAACAAGATGATTCAGAACTTACAACATGCACTACTACATGTAATATCAACTTGGGAAATGATGTTAGTATTACAGGTCCAAGCAGTTTATATAgtattttaaatggatttataACCACCAAATGGACAGCAGATGAGAAAAATAATTCACTCAAATTCCTAAACCTTCCTTTGGAGTCAATATTTGTGTCTGATATCTTCAGAACTGTTCAACGACAGAAAGGAGAAACAGGAAACCCTTGTGTTAAAATTCAGAAGGAAAAATTAGATAAATTCAATTTACCCTCCCAGTTTAATGACAAAGTGTGTTTTAGTGTCAACATTATAAATACTTTCTTTGAAAAAACTGGGAGTCAATTTTACGAGGCTTTTGCTTGGATAAATGACGGATTAGTATGGAAAATGCTTCCAGCCACGGTTAAG gatGGTTTTGCTGAATTCTACTGCTGTCGACTTAACAGTTTTGGAATAGTTATTCAGTCAAAGCGGATGAATGTGATTATCAATCCATTGGGAACTGAAATAGAAATTGGGAATAGCTGTGCGTCTATTTTAAAGTTTGATAAAGATTGTGTGAAATCAAATGAAAACTTTAGGTATACG GTACACACCCCAGACGTTGAGTTTTCCAGAACTATTCACACATCTACACGACATGTCAAACATGTGAGCAACAAAGTCAACTTTGAATATGATGAGTCGAAATTCTTAAAACCAATAAAGGTAGTGGTATCCCTCACCAACATTCCTCTAAACCCTCCTAATAAGTCACAAATTGAAATTATATTGGTTGGTTACAAGGATGGATCAGCTTCTACTGTTGAATCCAGGCAGAAGAGTGCAGATGATATTTACAGTGGTTCTCTACATGGATATGACGG AGTATCTTTTGCAGTAGTACTTAAGATTAAAGAAGACAAAATCACTAAGATAAAATTGACAAAtgaattgaatttgttttatggCAGTAGACTATTATGTAACATTTTAGTTCATTTTCTGAAGAGAAATTCATCAACATTACGGCTAAGGGTTAATTGTTGTCGATCAGACCAGACCAAAGTGCTGATAAATATGGAACAACAAGAAGGACACTTTCTTATTCATAAAtcaaagaatttatttttaacacCATACCAACGATTCAAGATACGTCCGGCAGGATGCATTGGATTAAAACCAGGCAATGGTGCTCATTTATGGATGCTTTTCTTGTCAGTCTCCAGTGAAAATGCTTTAACTTTCCAGgttcaaataaatagaataatgGGAGGATCACCAAATGCAATATTATGCTTTTCAACAGACACCATTACCAAAACCTACACAGAAATATCGAAAGTAGAATTCAATCTAGACAGTTTGCGCTTTCTTCAAAATCGATTGGACACTGGAGAAAACCCATCTAAAACAGACACCAAAATAGAAACTGTTAAAATTATCAAAAGCAGTGATTTGAAATCAATAGAAGCAGGTGTAGATCACGTCGCTTCCTCGATTCATTGTCCATCTGATTGTAGTACTGTCGTTTCGGAGACGGAAAGTAAACATCCAAATGTCGGAGGTCTTATATTATCAAACACTACACTAGAACGATACGAACAATAA
- the LOC139510990 gene encoding uncharacterized protein: MASIVDQHDKFYQEVQQFAENNTSKHKYLYTRDKLNELISKVKNAIEALKKSDQDRHLLKKYDVIEVSDIEKDAESVESERELNDSGSTSTTIEVVSEEVETPIIRARKHALSGQQIQADVLTKNTKQKLSELAVGDNVIIPIPQYDRAPTDPRNIQGVVVVEVGNFDHCVGTIAGNLSVVLSRNQVESSCVSSLSVTQIPDLQLSLREAVKKNSRTGGQGFLYCKCKGGCNNSKCKCKKTECIV; the protein is encoded by the exons ATGGCTAGTATTGTTGATCAACATGATAAATTTTACCAAGAAGTTCAGCAATTTGCTGAGAATAACACATCTAAGCACAAATATCTGTATACCAGGGACAAATTGAATGAGTTAATTTCTAAAGTTAAAAATGCAATAGAGGCACTGAAGAAAAGTGACCAAGACAGACATTTGCTAAAGAAATATGATGTTATTGAAGTTTCTGATATTGAAAAGG ATGCTGAATCGGTAGAATCAGAAAGAGAACTGAACGATTCTGGGTCAACTAGTACAACCATTGAAGTTGTATCAGAGGAAGTGGAAACACCGATCATTCGTGCAAGAAAACATGCATTGTCGGGCCAACAAATACAAGCAGATGTccttacaaaaaatacaaaacagaaacTGAGTGAATTAGCTGTTGGAGACAATGTTATTATTCCAATACCACAATATGACCGAGCACCAACCGACCCGAGAAATATACAAGGTGTTGTTGTTGTAGAAGTAGGAAATTTTGATCACTGTGTTGGGACAATAGCTGGTAATTTATCAGTAGTCTTAAGCAGAAACCAAGTAGAATCAAGTTGTGTCTCTTCTTTGTCCGTTACACAAATTCCAGATTTGCAACTTTCTCTAAGGGAAGCtgtgaaaaaaaattcaagaacTGGTGGACAGGGTTTTCTCTATTGCAAATGTAAAGGAGGTTGTAACAATTCGAAGTGtaaatgcaaaaaaacagaatgtATTGTGTAA